One part of the Pseudoalteromonas piscicida genome encodes these proteins:
- a CDS encoding beta-propeller domain-containing protein, which translates to MRCKIWLSLPLAASLCACGGSNDNDEDKLPELNALNNSSAPLKSASSAQFSQFIKNGIFVASGGLNNGDDLENPSATTDSAPYSGTNQLVEGVSESDRIKFDGRYLFIGGSTSVAYADTDSKTFVRILDTEATDVPTQVNELAVSDSEFASQNLYLKNNQLISVLMDYEYDFADGMSSQEVQPEVNYQGVIELAFSNVSLPAQAEVEKRFQIDGSLVGSRLIGDKLYVIADHTIRYSGFNSADKVASYNRLMDTNINDLLPQFRNLKQGSVAPLVAADGCYLPADATAQDGYNGLTTVTEIDIRNPDEVKTTCVSTRTFGFYMSATAVYLYNYSFNDSDGDVNTSIWDPSGIVLHKLLLTDEGVTYQATGEVEGQLARVSDTMAATRFDEKDGVLRVVTSQYDTDIGNSHKLYMLKPQGNELNTVATLPNSQNPTPIGKINPDTGLVDEDIYAVRYFNDTAYIVTFRQIDPLYVLDLSDASQPKIVGSLEIPGFSSYLHPVGDGLLLGVGQHLGDPDGNVQPGTKVSLFDVADPAEPKLLKDHTFVGGFTPLEYDYRALAMLKDNASVTRFTLPIVYWNTEQVNESSYNWYSQNDLAAFEIIHGVDSTLTYRGSSRAELATPIASDKALGYTEADRGLIQSDKLLYIHGNYVWQSNWQTPADNSGPH; encoded by the coding sequence AAATTTGGCTCAGTCTTCCGCTTGCCGCTAGCCTTTGCGCATGTGGTGGTAGTAACGACAATGATGAAGATAAATTACCAGAACTTAACGCACTTAATAATAGCTCTGCGCCTTTGAAGTCAGCTTCATCAGCTCAGTTTAGTCAGTTTATCAAAAACGGTATTTTCGTTGCCAGCGGTGGATTGAATAATGGCGATGATTTGGAAAACCCATCAGCAACCACAGATAGTGCACCTTACTCAGGCACCAATCAACTGGTTGAAGGGGTATCAGAAAGCGACCGGATTAAATTCGATGGCCGTTACTTATTTATCGGTGGCTCGACCAGCGTTGCATATGCGGATACTGACAGCAAAACCTTCGTTAGGATCTTAGATACAGAAGCTACGGATGTCCCTACACAAGTTAATGAATTAGCGGTATCAGATTCAGAGTTTGCAAGCCAAAATCTTTACCTTAAAAACAATCAACTCATCAGCGTATTAATGGACTATGAGTATGATTTTGCTGATGGTATGTCATCGCAAGAGGTGCAACCTGAGGTCAATTATCAAGGCGTGATTGAGCTTGCTTTTAGTAACGTATCCCTACCCGCACAGGCTGAGGTCGAAAAACGCTTTCAAATTGATGGTTCACTAGTTGGCAGCAGATTAATCGGTGACAAACTCTATGTTATCGCCGACCATACTATACGCTACAGTGGTTTTAATAGCGCTGACAAAGTAGCAAGCTACAATCGCTTAATGGACACTAACATTAACGATTTATTACCTCAATTTAGAAATTTAAAGCAAGGAAGTGTAGCGCCACTGGTTGCCGCAGATGGCTGTTATTTGCCAGCAGATGCTACTGCGCAAGATGGATATAATGGCTTAACAACAGTGACTGAGATTGACATTCGCAATCCTGATGAGGTGAAAACAACTTGCGTCAGTACGCGCACCTTTGGCTTTTATATGTCTGCAACAGCAGTGTATCTTTACAATTACTCCTTTAATGACAGTGATGGTGATGTCAACACATCAATCTGGGATCCATCAGGCATAGTATTACATAAGTTATTGTTAACGGATGAAGGGGTGACATACCAAGCAACTGGTGAGGTGGAAGGTCAACTTGCTCGTGTTAGCGATACGATGGCTGCGACTCGATTTGATGAAAAAGATGGCGTTCTGCGCGTAGTAACGAGTCAGTATGATACAGATATCGGTAATAGTCATAAGTTGTATATGCTCAAACCACAAGGGAATGAACTCAACACTGTGGCGACGCTACCAAATAGCCAAAATCCAACCCCTATTGGCAAAATTAATCCGGATACGGGGCTTGTGGATGAAGATATTTATGCGGTTAGATATTTTAACGATACTGCCTATATCGTGACCTTTAGACAAATAGACCCTCTCTACGTTCTGGATTTATCTGACGCATCACAGCCTAAAATCGTTGGAAGTTTAGAGATCCCCGGTTTCTCTTCTTATCTGCACCCTGTTGGTGACGGTTTGCTTCTTGGGGTAGGTCAGCACCTTGGAGACCCTGATGGAAACGTGCAGCCTGGCACCAAAGTGAGCTTGTTTGATGTGGCAGATCCTGCTGAACCCAAGCTATTAAAAGATCATACGTTTGTAGGGGGATTTACACCGCTGGAATATGATTATCGCGCTTTGGCCATGCTAAAAGACAATGCCTCAGTAACCCGGTTCACTTTGCCGATTGTTTACTGGAATACAGAGCAAGTGAATGAAAGTAGTTATAACTGGTATAGCCAAAACGATCTCGCCGCATTTGAAATTATCCACGGTGTGGACTCAACGCTCACTTATCGCGGGAGTAGCCGTGCCGAGCTAGCAACGCCCATAGCGAGTGATAAAGCACTCGGGTATACCGAAGCAGATAGAGGGCTTATTCAGTCTGATAAACTGCTCTATATCCATGGTAACTACGTGTGGCAGAGCAATTGGCAAACGCCTGCTGACAACAGCGGACCACATTAA
- a CDS encoding sensor histidine kinase, translated as MWRFVFALLTILTLASVITGLIFDSLIASSSENNEAHYDPLSTTSPIIAAMAKDNIPESQIIAIPLHQTLTAQLVPRADYPLPVSLSRKLSQQRFIYLESESSVSACILTSQENVYVLTMQKQLQTKYGLLMTLLFYAIVIVVVVAFLTPFIARLLKLKNAAHQLGKGELNARVQVGTVWYLKDIEQAFNQMARQIAGLMTDMKLLSSGLSHELRTPLARVRMGLDTLAETHDDELRAQYENRINQNLDEMEQVIDAILDYARLQHRLDDVELQPVDLNAMARQLANNAHHHDLTLKLSSKPCWVIGDGQYLRMLINNLLSNAIKYANGKISLETRVDNDKVKLIIEDDGIGISNEVRDKVLLPFYRDDSQSQSGYGIGLAFVQRIVTRFGGTIVIQKSPALGGAKITVSLIQTQQK; from the coding sequence ATGTGGCGCTTCGTGTTTGCTTTGCTTACCATCTTAACGCTCGCAAGCGTTATCACAGGGCTGATATTTGACTCGCTTATCGCCTCATCCTCAGAGAATAATGAAGCCCACTACGATCCACTGAGCACAACCTCACCAATTATTGCCGCAATGGCTAAAGACAACATACCAGAATCACAAATTATTGCGATCCCACTGCACCAAACACTAACCGCTCAACTTGTACCAAGAGCCGACTATCCACTTCCTGTGAGCTTAAGCCGCAAACTCTCTCAGCAGCGGTTTATTTACCTCGAAAGCGAATCATCAGTAAGCGCTTGCATACTTACAAGCCAAGAAAATGTCTATGTTTTGACAATGCAGAAGCAATTGCAGACTAAATATGGCCTGCTCATGACCTTGTTATTTTACGCTATCGTTATCGTTGTTGTCGTCGCCTTTTTAACCCCATTTATTGCCAGGCTGTTAAAGCTCAAAAATGCCGCACATCAGCTGGGTAAGGGCGAACTCAACGCCCGCGTGCAAGTCGGCACGGTATGGTACTTAAAGGATATTGAGCAAGCATTTAATCAAATGGCACGACAAATAGCCGGGTTAATGACTGACATGAAGCTATTAAGCAGCGGACTTTCTCATGAATTACGTACGCCTCTTGCAAGGGTGAGAATGGGGCTAGATACACTGGCTGAAACTCATGATGATGAGCTGCGGGCACAGTACGAAAATAGGATCAACCAAAACCTTGATGAAATGGAGCAAGTGATTGATGCTATTTTAGATTACGCAAGATTGCAGCACCGTCTTGATGACGTGGAACTTCAGCCTGTTGACTTGAATGCAATGGCTCGCCAGTTAGCCAATAACGCCCACCATCATGACTTAACACTAAAACTTTCGTCAAAGCCTTGCTGGGTCATTGGTGATGGCCAGTACTTACGTATGCTAATCAATAACTTACTATCTAACGCGATAAAATATGCCAACGGTAAAATATCACTAGAAACCCGAGTCGATAATGACAAGGTTAAGCTTATTATTGAAGACGACGGGATAGGTATAAGTAACGAGGTTCGAGACAAAGTGCTACTACCGTTTTATCGCGACGATTCTCAATCGCAATCAGGGTATGGCATTGGCTTGGCCTTTGTGCAGCGTATAGTCACTCGTTTTGGCGGTACTATTGTAATTCAAAAAAGCCCCGCGCTGGGCGGGGCCAAAATCACTGTTTCGCTGATACAGACTCAGCAAAAGTAA
- a CDS encoding response regulator transcription factor, giving the protein MVAELVLIEDDKELAQWLSDYLSTKGFSVRLYHDGQDGLEHVLASPPNLVILDGMLPSLDGFEVCKQLRQSLSIPILMLTARDEEIDEIIGLEMGADDYLKKPVRGRLLETRIKALLRRHHPQDTAPKQTLEFGDLYINKEDRSVTLAGQPVNLSSNEFDALWVLASKAGKIVTRDELTKALRGFDYDGFDRSIDLRVSRLRKKLGDDGQNPFRIKTVWGKGYLLAKEVW; this is encoded by the coding sequence GTGGTAGCCGAGTTAGTCCTAATAGAAGACGATAAAGAATTGGCCCAGTGGCTGAGTGATTACCTCTCTACCAAGGGATTTTCAGTGCGGCTATATCATGATGGTCAAGACGGGCTGGAGCACGTTTTAGCCTCTCCTCCCAATTTGGTGATTTTAGATGGCATGCTGCCAAGTTTAGATGGCTTTGAAGTCTGCAAGCAACTTCGTCAGTCGCTAAGCATCCCAATATTAATGCTAACAGCAAGGGATGAGGAAATTGATGAAATTATCGGCTTAGAGATGGGTGCTGACGACTATCTCAAAAAGCCAGTAAGAGGCAGGTTATTAGAAACTCGCATAAAAGCGCTATTAAGGCGCCATCATCCTCAAGATACAGCTCCCAAACAAACACTTGAGTTTGGCGATCTCTATATCAATAAAGAAGACAGAAGCGTTACTCTTGCTGGGCAGCCCGTTAACTTATCCAGCAATGAGTTTGATGCGCTTTGGGTACTTGCCAGTAAAGCTGGAAAAATTGTTACCCGAGATGAGCTTACTAAAGCACTCAGAGGATTTGATTATGATGGGTTTGACCGCTCTATAGATTTGCGTGTTTCGCGACTGAGAAAGAAGCTCGGTGATGATGGCCAAAACCCATTTAGAATAAAGACAGTATGGGGTAAAGGATATCTGTTGGCGAAGGAAGTATGGTAA
- a CDS encoding DUF3019 domain-containing protein produces MKIRLFGLALLAMQTQAKEEINVPVWTVKPGQCVALEQGQQCFIDLSVTWQTSVTGNFCLHADEKELVCWQQQQTASWQGEILVEKDLLITLKDNNDILASYALQYAWVFKQQKSNAVRWRLF; encoded by the coding sequence ATGAAAATACGACTATTTGGCTTAGCCCTACTGGCAATGCAAACTCAAGCAAAAGAAGAAATTAACGTCCCCGTATGGACCGTAAAACCAGGGCAATGTGTTGCACTCGAACAAGGCCAACAGTGTTTTATCGACCTCTCAGTGACGTGGCAAACCTCGGTGACCGGTAATTTTTGCCTCCATGCCGATGAAAAAGAGTTAGTTTGCTGGCAACAGCAACAAACCGCGAGTTGGCAAGGCGAAATCTTAGTCGAGAAAGACTTACTCATTACCCTAAAAGATAACAATGATATTCTCGCAAGCTATGCGCTGCAATATGCTTGGGTATTTAAACAACAAAAAAGTAACGCGGTGCGTTGGCGACTTTTCTAG
- a CDS encoding MipA/OmpV family protein — protein sequence MKTHLLIAAVLMAASAAQAKSTDAKKEGHGYLAIGYGINYNSDIYNNAETSLSPTVHGAYYFSNGLFIEFPGRAEKFDPALALGYQFYKTENWEFDALLSTAHGRINYRFGGTRYELNTSSYLGVRATGNVFGLQIRTIVAPKVINSDYSDGRYASLWISKPWQYKNWHFYSAVGAQYRNSAMLDYYYGGAPFKEYDAKGGANLGVKLGFSRALTENWIVDGHVSYTKYASGIMDSPITKAIVSFNDRIEHGESIGLSLSYVF from the coding sequence ATGAAAACACATTTATTGATTGCAGCCGTGCTTATGGCCGCAAGTGCAGCGCAGGCCAAAAGCACTGACGCAAAAAAAGAAGGTCACGGCTATTTGGCAATTGGTTACGGGATAAATTACAACAGCGATATTTACAATAATGCCGAGACCTCGCTTTCGCCCACTGTACATGGTGCGTACTATTTTAGTAACGGTCTATTTATCGAGTTTCCAGGCCGCGCTGAGAAGTTTGACCCAGCACTTGCACTCGGTTATCAGTTTTATAAAACAGAAAATTGGGAATTTGATGCCCTACTCTCAACCGCTCATGGGCGAATAAATTACCGTTTTGGCGGGACTCGCTATGAGCTAAACACTTCGTCTTATCTTGGGGTAAGAGCTACAGGGAATGTATTTGGCTTACAAATTAGAACTATTGTTGCACCAAAAGTGATTAACTCAGATTATTCAGATGGTAGATACGCTTCATTATGGATCTCTAAACCTTGGCAATACAAAAACTGGCACTTTTATAGCGCAGTCGGTGCACAATACCGAAACTCGGCCATGTTAGATTATTACTACGGTGGTGCTCCATTTAAAGAATACGATGCCAAAGGCGGGGCTAATCTTGGGGTAAAGCTCGGATTTTCACGCGCTTTAACAGAAAATTGGATAGTCGATGGCCACGTCAGCTACACCAAATATGCATCAGGTATTATGGATAGTCCTATCACTAAAGCAATTGTCAGTTTTAACGATAGAATTGAGCATGGTGAAAGCATTGGCTTGTCACTTAGCTACGTATTTTAA
- a CDS encoding serine hydrolase domain-containing protein, with translation MRTLKLVTLLCGGLSLFGCNDSQPTSNDNPNPVSPSVAVVDFQGMLEQSVEAGIPGIVLYIDSPSIQFQGAAGLADKENTIPMTTDARIPNGSAGKKVTALLMAMLHEQQLLDLDAPISDYLSDELLQQIENGDEMYVRQLLNHTAGLYDYLNDANGEFFAAVLQQPDLIKTDSFALQFALNQDANFKPGAAWKYSNTGYLLAGLIMDKVLGEHHSKAMREYIFEPFGLSSMSYGGIEKAFGEIASGYFVDDEGNEINTQPYYANIGVADAPIVSTAKDLGDLFKIIITSPDIPAKVREQLLGESVWVDTDVIGQQYSMGIFSEHVGNKPVYHHNGAEIGYATLNWYLPSENMVMSAIINCQGYNQCNTEIDKISDKLRDTLFGL, from the coding sequence ATGAGAACACTAAAACTGGTCACATTATTGTGTGGTGGACTGTCGTTATTTGGCTGTAATGATAGTCAGCCGACGTCGAATGATAACCCGAACCCTGTCTCTCCTTCTGTTGCGGTAGTTGATTTTCAAGGAATGCTTGAACAAAGTGTTGAAGCGGGTATTCCTGGTATTGTGCTTTATATCGATTCACCTTCAATTCAATTTCAAGGTGCTGCAGGGTTAGCAGATAAAGAAAATACGATACCCATGACCACGGACGCTAGGATCCCAAATGGCAGTGCGGGGAAAAAAGTAACAGCGCTCTTAATGGCGATGTTGCATGAACAACAGTTATTAGATCTAGATGCACCGATAAGTGATTATTTGTCTGACGAACTTTTACAACAGATAGAAAACGGTGACGAAATGTATGTTCGGCAGTTACTCAATCATACGGCTGGATTATATGATTATCTCAATGATGCTAACGGTGAATTTTTTGCTGCAGTATTACAACAGCCAGACTTAATAAAAACGGACAGCTTTGCACTGCAGTTTGCCCTCAATCAAGACGCCAATTTCAAACCCGGAGCTGCGTGGAAATATTCTAATACCGGGTATTTATTGGCGGGCCTAATTATGGATAAAGTTTTGGGGGAGCATCACTCAAAGGCGATGCGTGAGTATATCTTTGAACCATTTGGCTTAAGTAGTATGAGTTATGGAGGAATCGAAAAGGCGTTTGGTGAAATTGCATCAGGGTACTTTGTTGATGATGAGGGCAATGAAATTAATACGCAGCCTTACTATGCCAATATTGGTGTGGCTGATGCACCGATTGTATCGACGGCTAAGGACCTTGGTGACTTATTTAAAATCATAATAACGAGCCCAGATATTCCCGCTAAGGTGCGTGAGCAATTGCTGGGCGAATCTGTATGGGTGGATACTGATGTCATCGGACAGCAATACAGCATGGGTATCTTTAGCGAGCACGTCGGAAATAAACCGGTTTATCATCATAACGGTGCTGAGATTGGGTACGCGACGTTAAATTGGTATCTGCCGTCAGAAAACATGGTTATGAGCGCAATTATTAATTGCCAAGGCTACAATCAATGCAATACAGAGATTGATAAAATCTCAGATAAGTTACGCGATACACTTTTTGGTTTGTAA
- a CDS encoding TonB-dependent receptor domain-containing protein: MSPNNNIKLLALSIALACSNTATAEEQQIDRQQVEQSSSVVKTQGEDKALEKIVITGSRIKRDSFSVPTPIATMGAESLNDAGFGSLSDILFEEMPQVSEGTGNGNSQSSVQNTGLSTIDLRELGVSRTLTLIDGRRVVSNSYSGNYVSLSTIPKGMVERVEIITGGASAAYGSDAVAGVVNIITQQDQEGATFSARGGESTEGGAREYTVNADYGTTYDNGKGYLFVSATYDEEKGLSYWDRKRAQQQDSWDYDTDRMCNVMLTANYDPDTKSAYHCMRDIDKSQWTSLSDSIPGGVFDESSSAKPNSGFWYDGTTLRDDWQEELHGIDFNQFTMLKVPDKDLSAAVKTEYEFDSGTEAYFQLQYSRNTSRNVKSPESEDECDAIVTYDPNSNQFGSDCMGRIPYDNPYMPEAIRAEASSKGVKWDRLFSEVGNIVNSNERTTIRTWGGLRGYIWDDWEWDVSVGYGKFKQEQTRSNEIYVARVKQALNAERLADGTIQCKDEQARSQGCVPINLFGEGSITPEAADYIRANPSITTDIDQVTVSGFVTGDLFELPAGAVASAFGFEYRKDTQSVSTNVPNGGVTFNYVPTFEGDVSVREIFGELSLPLLKDAPMAKSLSAEVSARIADYSWANTGLIQSYKAGFIYEPIEGYSIRANWARAMRAPTITELMSPPRGDYNSFDDICDSVTATSTGAGHDNCRKDAGIQAAIATEGTFKDENNGYSPNSGNSELFEETADTITFGLSLAPSFAPDFRIALDYYDIQIDDAVSSLANEDIIKFCYASSMEFGDNNEFCRDIKRDEEGQIYEVNQRVINTDEIRTKGYDIALEYVFDASDYGSFKVKADWTHVIEYSITSTGPDGQYEDLYEGYLNTDIFEDKGAISLTWYKNDWRVRWSTKYKGAVEASRSRYEDWQAAIAKNNERCTAGETSCIADPEPLWQGALPSVTTHSLTVNYSMELGDNRTLSVYGGVNNLFDEKGPFIVGGSGNFDSAYGSGVGRFAFIGAKYQF; the protein is encoded by the coding sequence GTGTCACCTAACAATAATATTAAATTACTCGCCCTGTCTATTGCGCTCGCATGTAGCAATACAGCAACTGCAGAAGAGCAACAAATCGACCGTCAACAGGTTGAACAAAGTAGTTCGGTAGTTAAAACGCAAGGTGAAGATAAAGCACTAGAAAAAATCGTCATCACCGGTTCTCGCATCAAGCGTGATAGCTTTTCGGTACCTACTCCTATCGCCACTATGGGGGCTGAGTCTCTCAATGATGCAGGCTTCGGTTCGCTTTCAGATATTCTTTTTGAAGAAATGCCTCAGGTCAGTGAGGGTACAGGGAATGGTAACTCACAAAGCAGCGTGCAAAATACTGGGCTTTCAACTATCGACTTACGTGAGCTAGGAGTTAGTCGGACATTAACGTTAATTGATGGCCGAAGAGTGGTATCAAACAGCTATTCAGGCAACTATGTGAGCCTATCAACCATCCCTAAAGGTATGGTTGAGCGAGTTGAAATCATTACCGGTGGTGCGTCAGCGGCTTATGGCTCCGATGCAGTTGCAGGTGTTGTGAACATCATAACTCAGCAAGATCAAGAAGGGGCTACATTTAGTGCTCGTGGTGGTGAAAGTACCGAAGGCGGCGCTCGTGAATATACGGTAAATGCTGATTACGGTACGACTTACGATAATGGTAAAGGCTACTTATTTGTCAGTGCTACTTACGACGAAGAAAAGGGACTAAGCTACTGGGATAGAAAGCGTGCTCAGCAGCAAGATAGCTGGGACTACGATACCGACCGTATGTGCAACGTGATGCTCACTGCCAACTACGACCCTGATACAAAAAGTGCCTATCACTGCATGAGAGATATTGATAAATCACAGTGGACAAGTTTAAGCGACTCAATTCCCGGTGGTGTATTTGATGAATCAAGCAGTGCCAAACCTAACTCCGGCTTTTGGTACGACGGCACCACCTTACGTGACGATTGGCAAGAAGAACTTCACGGTATCGATTTCAACCAATTTACAATGTTAAAGGTGCCTGACAAAGATCTCTCAGCGGCAGTTAAAACAGAGTACGAGTTTGACTCAGGTACAGAAGCATACTTCCAACTGCAATATAGCCGTAATACCTCTCGCAATGTTAAATCGCCAGAAAGCGAAGATGAGTGCGATGCGATTGTGACCTATGACCCAAACAGCAATCAATTTGGCTCCGACTGCATGGGCCGTATCCCTTATGATAATCCATATATGCCAGAAGCAATTCGAGCTGAGGCAAGCTCAAAAGGCGTAAAATGGGATAGGCTGTTTTCTGAAGTTGGTAATATCGTCAACAGCAATGAAAGAACAACAATCAGAACATGGGGTGGTCTACGCGGTTATATTTGGGATGACTGGGAGTGGGATGTTTCTGTTGGCTACGGCAAATTTAAGCAAGAACAAACCCGCAGTAACGAAATCTACGTTGCGCGAGTTAAACAGGCGCTAAATGCTGAGCGCCTTGCTGATGGTACGATTCAGTGTAAAGATGAGCAAGCACGTAGCCAAGGCTGTGTACCAATTAATTTATTCGGTGAAGGCTCAATCACACCTGAGGCGGCAGACTATATTCGCGCCAATCCTTCCATTACAACGGATATTGATCAGGTAACGGTATCTGGATTTGTTACTGGTGATTTATTTGAACTCCCAGCAGGCGCCGTTGCTTCAGCTTTTGGTTTTGAATACAGAAAAGATACACAGAGCGTATCGACCAACGTGCCAAATGGTGGCGTAACGTTTAACTATGTGCCCACATTTGAAGGCGATGTAAGTGTTCGTGAAATCTTCGGTGAATTATCATTACCGCTATTAAAAGACGCACCAATGGCAAAATCGCTTAGCGCCGAGGTCTCTGCTCGTATCGCAGATTACAGCTGGGCAAATACGGGACTAATCCAAAGTTACAAGGCTGGCTTTATTTATGAGCCAATCGAAGGTTATTCCATTCGTGCAAACTGGGCTCGAGCCATGAGAGCACCGACAATCACCGAACTTATGTCACCACCTCGTGGCGACTATAATAGCTTTGATGATATCTGTGATAGTGTTACTGCAACGTCAACAGGTGCAGGCCACGATAATTGCCGTAAAGATGCGGGAATACAAGCCGCTATTGCCACTGAAGGTACTTTTAAAGACGAAAATAACGGCTACTCACCCAACTCAGGAAATAGCGAGCTGTTTGAGGAAACCGCAGATACCATCACCTTTGGTTTATCTTTAGCGCCTTCCTTTGCACCGGATTTTAGAATTGCGCTAGATTACTACGATATTCAAATTGATGATGCGGTAAGCTCACTTGCTAACGAAGACATCATTAAGTTCTGTTACGCTTCGTCTATGGAATTCGGTGACAATAACGAGTTTTGTCGTGATATTAAACGCGATGAAGAAGGGCAGATTTATGAAGTCAATCAACGAGTCATCAACACGGATGAGATCCGCACTAAAGGTTACGATATCGCACTAGAGTACGTGTTTGACGCTAGCGATTACGGTAGTTTTAAGGTAAAAGCCGATTGGACGCACGTAATTGAATATTCAATTACCAGTACGGGGCCTGACGGGCAATACGAAGACCTTTATGAAGGCTACCTCAACACCGATATCTTTGAAGACAAAGGCGCTATTTCACTGACTTGGTATAAGAATGATTGGCGTGTACGCTGGAGCACAAAATATAAAGGCGCAGTGGAAGCCAGCCGTTCGAGATATGAAGACTGGCAAGCTGCAATCGCCAAAAATAACGAACGCTGTACAGCTGGTGAGACAAGCTGTATCGCAGATCCAGAGCCGCTCTGGCAAGGTGCGCTGCCATCAGTTACAACTCATAGTTTAACGGTAAACTACAGCATGGAGCTAGGCGATAACCGCACTCTCTCTGTTTATGGTGGTGTGAATAACCTATTTGATGAAAAAGGTCCGTTTATCGTCGGCGGCTCAGGTAACTTTGATAGTGCCTATGGCTCAGGTGTAGGACGTTTTGCGTTTATTGGAGCAAAATACCAGTTTTAG
- a CDS encoding winged helix-turn-helix domain-containing protein — protein sequence MQHSATYQLLDVNIDPVGHILSSAGQECCVQPKFIEVLTVLALAYPSVVTREEIIEQVWGGTYLLERKR from the coding sequence ATGCAGCACAGTGCGACTTATCAGTTATTAGATGTCAATATTGATCCGGTTGGGCATATTTTGTCCAGTGCCGGGCAGGAGTGTTGTGTCCAACCTAAATTTATCGAAGTGTTGACAGTATTGGCGCTTGCTTACCCAAGCGTGGTTACTCGAGAAGAAATCATTGAGCAGGTTTGGGGGGGAACTTATTTGTTGGAGAGAAAGCGCTAA